The stretch of DNA AGGTGGGGGATCACCCGGGAAAAACTTCCCGCGCTGCGAAAAGTCGCCAGGTCGCCCAGCAGGCGGCGGTTCCAGGCGGGACTGAAGCCCACCACGGCGGGCAGGCCCAGCCGCAGGTGGAAGAGGTCGCGTCCCGCCAGGCGTGCCCGCCGCGCCCCCTCCTCGATCAGCGGCAGCGGGGCCAGCGCCCAGTCCTGGAGGTGGCCGACGGGGGGCCGAACGGGGGGAGCGGGCAGGCTCTCCAGCCGCCTCACTCCAGGTCCGCCCACGTCTCCCCCTCGCCCGGAACCCGACGACCGTCCAGGTCGTCGTAGGGCAGGCCGAGCAGCCGCCCCGCACCGTTCCAGCCGCTCAGCACGGACAGCGGGACGCCGCCGCCGGGATGGACGGTGCCGCCGACCTGCACCAGATTGCGGGCAGCGGGGAGGGTCCAGCCCGGACGCAGGCTGCCCGTCAGCCCGTGGGGGGCGCGGCCATACAGGGCGCCCGCCACCGCCGTGCGCGCGTAGTCGGCGGGCGAGAGGGGCCGCCACTCGGTCACGTCGAGGGGAAGGCGCGCCTGGAGCGAGCGCAGCAGGAAGGCGCCATACCCGTGCGGGTCGCCCGCCACCCCGGGATTGGGGGGCGCGTTTACCAGCAGGAAGGCGCGGTCGCCGTCGAGGTGCAGGTAGAGGGTGGGGTCCGTCGGCAGCCGCCCCGCGCGGATGTCCCGCCACTCGCGGGCGTAGTCGGCGGGCCACAGGACGTGGTGGGCCTGCCCCCGGTCCTCCGCCAGCCACAGTTGCAGCGCGAAGCCACTGAGGCCGCGCGGGGCCGGGTCGGGGGGCAGCCCCAGCCAGCTCCGGGTCAGGGCGCGGTCGGCGGCGCTCACCCAGGCGTCGGCCGCGAAGGCGCCCCGGTCGGTGTGGGCGCCGAGCACCCGGCTGCCGTGGACGCTGAGGTGCTGCACCCGCGTTCCGAACTCGAAGCGCACGCCGAGTTCCTCCGCCCGCTCGTACAGCCGCTCCGCGAGCGCGCCCAGCCCCCCCGGCAGGTGCCACACCCCGTACCCCAGTTCCACCCAGGCGACGTTGTGCAGCACGGCGGGCGCCCGGTATGGGTTGGCCCCCAGGTAGGTGGCGAAGCGTAACCAGAAGGGCGTGAGGAAGGGGCCGCTCCGCACGAAGCGTGCCAGGCTCGACCAGGGGGCGGCCCGCAGCCCCCTCGTCAGGGCGTAGCGGGCCAGGGCGGCGCGGCCCGGCGGCGGCCGGAACAGGAAGGTGGGCGCGGCGTCCAGGTACATCCGGCGTGAGGCGGCCAGCAGCCGGGCGTAGTCGCGGCCCTCGCGGCGGGAGAGCTGCGCGAGGGTGGGCTCCAGGCTCCCGGCGACGTGCAGCGCCTCGGGGGCGAAGGTGCGCCCGTCCCGACCGTGATAGGTGGTCGTGGGCCGCGCGGCCTCCAGGTCCGGCAGGGGCAACTCGATCCGCTGATGCAGGGCGCGGAACACCTGCGGCATGGTCACGACGGTCGGCCCGCTGGAAAAATCCTCGTAGCCCAGCGCCGCCTTGCCGCCGGGGCGCTCCAGGTTGTCGAGGACCGTGACCTGCACCCCGGCCCCGACCAGCCGCAGGGCCGCCGCCAGCCCCGCGAAGCCCGCGCCGATCACGGCGACGTGGCGGGGGGCACGGTGGGGGGAAAGTGACGGCCGATCACGGCGCCCCGCGTCCCGCATCCTCTTCACTGGTCGTACTCCCGACCCTTCCAGCTCACCCGGCGGCGCATGGCGCGAAGATACACGGGCAGCGCGAGCAGCGGCGTGACCGGCCCCAGCAGCCCCTCGGTGAGGTCGGCGGGGGCGCGGCGCCCGGTGAGGAGGTTGACGAGCGTGCGCTCCAGCAGCCCCGCCGCGCGCAGGGCGGCCAGCCCCGGCAATCGTCGGGCGGGCAGCAGCCAGGGGAGTGTGTAGACGGCGAGGTGCCAGCCCAGCGAGGCCGCCATCAGCCCCCGCGAGCCCCGATGCACCGACCCCGCGCTCTTCCCGAAGCCCTCCACCGACTCGGCGTAGCCGCGGTACATCCGCACGCCCAGACACTCCTCCCCCAGCGCGAGGGCCAGCCGCCCGCCCCACGCCTTGAGGCGGCTGCCCAGGGCCACATCCTCCAGCAGCTCCGCCCGGACGAGGGCGTGCCCGCCGACCCGCTCGTAACTCTTTCTAGGGAAGGCCATGAGTTGCCCATTCGCGGCGGCGGCGCTGGGATGAGGAAAGCGCAGCAGCGGCTCGGGCAGGAAGGTGAGCAGCACGGCGTCCACCAGCGGCGTCAGCAGCCGCTCGCCCGGCGTGACGTTGTGCTGGCGGGGATAGACACTCAGCAGGTCCGCCCCCGAGCGCTCCAGCTCGTGCAGCACGGCGCCCAGGGCACCCGCGTGCCACATCACGTCCGCGTCGGTGAAGATCAGCACGTCGCCCGTCGCCGCCGCCGCGAGTTGCTGGCAGGCCCACGGTTTGCCGTGCCACCCGGGGGGTAGGGATTGGCCGGGGATCACCCGGGCGCCCAGGTCCCGCGCAATTCTTGCAGTGCCGTCCTCCGAGTGGTCGTCGAGGACCAGGACCTCGTGCGCCCCCTGCGCGATCAGTCCGGGCAGCGTGTGCGGGAGGTTATGCGCCTCGTTGCGCGCCGGGACGAGCAGGGAGACGCGCGGGCCCCCGGGCAGGATGGCCCGGGGGCGCAGCCGGGGAAAGGTCAGCGCGTTGACGAGCAGGGTCGCCCCCTTGACGGCGAAAAAGGCCCCGACCGCCAGACGATACGCGCGAAAGGGGCGGCTCACTGGTCTCCCGTGAGCCAGATCAGGGCTCGGCTGGGCAGATCCAGTCTTGCGGAGGCGCTCGCCCGACCCCCCGTGACGCGCAGATAGCCCGCCAGGGGCGCCTCCGGGTCACTGCCCACCAAGTCGGCGTCCAGGGTGGCGAGTTCCTGGGCCAGGGCGGCGGCAAGCACGTCCGCCCCCACCGCCCGCCCGAAGCGCAGGTAGGCCTCCGGATATTGCCCGCCCCGCAGCACCACGCGCAGCGCCACGGGCAAGAGGGGCACTCCGGCCGACCGGGCGATCCAGGCCGCGCCGGGGCGCACCTCCCGCAGGGGGCCCGCCGGGTGCAGGGCTCCTTCCGGGAACACGACGACCCACGCGCCAGACCGCGCCGCGCGCACGGCGGGACGCACCTCCCCCACCCCCAGCGCCCCCACGCGCCGCAGGAAGGGGAAGCGGGCAAGCTGCTCCCCCAGCATCAGCACCCGGTAGTCCAGGCCCAGGGCCCAGGTGATCTCGCGCAGCACGTAGCCGTCCCACCACGAGTGGTGGTT from Deinococcus apachensis DSM 19763 encodes:
- a CDS encoding phytoene desaturase family protein, which codes for MRDAGRRDRPSLSPHRAPRHVAVIGAGFAGLAAALRLVGAGVQVTVLDNLERPGGKAALGYEDFSSGPTVVTMPQVFRALHQRIELPLPDLEAARPTTTYHGRDGRTFAPEALHVAGSLEPTLAQLSRREGRDYARLLAASRRMYLDAAPTFLFRPPPGRAALARYALTRGLRAAPWSSLARFVRSGPFLTPFWLRFATYLGANPYRAPAVLHNVAWVELGYGVWHLPGGLGALAERLYERAEELGVRFEFGTRVQHLSVHGSRVLGAHTDRGAFAADAWVSAADRALTRSWLGLPPDPAPRGLSGFALQLWLAEDRGQAHHVLWPADYAREWRDIRAGRLPTDPTLYLHLDGDRAFLLVNAPPNPGVAGDPHGYGAFLLRSLQARLPLDVTEWRPLSPADYARTAVAGALYGRAPHGLTGSLRPGWTLPAARNLVQVGGTVHPGGGVPLSVLSGWNGAGRLLGLPYDDLDGRRVPGEGETWADLE
- a CDS encoding glycosyltransferase → MSRPFRAYRLAVGAFFAVKGATLLVNALTFPRLRPRAILPGGPRVSLLVPARNEAHNLPHTLPGLIAQGAHEVLVLDDHSEDGTARIARDLGARVIPGQSLPPGWHGKPWACQQLAAAATGDVLIFTDADVMWHAGALGAVLHELERSGADLLSVYPRQHNVTPGERLLTPLVDAVLLTFLPEPLLRFPHPSAAAANGQLMAFPRKSYERVGGHALVRAELLEDVALGSRLKAWGGRLALALGEECLGVRMYRGYAESVEGFGKSAGSVHRGSRGLMAASLGWHLAVYTLPWLLPARRLPGLAALRAAGLLERTLVNLLTGRRAPADLTEGLLGPVTPLLALPVYLRAMRRRVSWKGREYDQ
- a CDS encoding lysophospholipid acyltransferase family protein, which translates into the protein MIPFDWAAVLLRASIRRSVRTGLGGIWVRGPLPPAGAILAPNHHSWWDGYVLREITWALGLDYRVLMLGEQLARFPFLRRVGALGVGEVRPAVRAARSGAWVVVFPEGALHPAGPLREVRPGAAWIARSAGVPLLPVALRVVLRGGQYPEAYLRFGRAVGADVLAAALAQELATLDADLVGSDPEAPLAGYLRVTGGRASASARLDLPSRALIWLTGDQ